One window from the genome of Salvia splendens isolate huo1 chromosome 9, SspV2, whole genome shotgun sequence encodes:
- the LOC121748522 gene encoding uncharacterized protein LOC121748522 isoform X1: MDFFFGNSNRESSNFDMDIFKCPFLRNINEPTNFSFTSSMAFPIPARDGKGPIFEDGPNFDMAFRLFHGQNGVVPLSGRSFVPTQKSQPEQSPAQFNPLAAKAATISLSGFGAGGPFGFDAFFEKWGKDNKKPKPSKKESSKGGKSDHEAMSDDWLQKGNCPIAKSYRAVSGVLPLVAKALQPPPGMKYRCPPAIVAARSALAKTAFAKNLRPQPLPAKVLAIGLLGMAANVPLGIWREHTEKFSPSWFVAVHAAVPFIGMLRKSVLMPKAAMAFTIAASILGQVIGSRAERYRLKTAADARVSKFTETSIIGPNQATATGIKCRENADWSSNSFQVPVASSSPEVFC, from the exons ATGGATTTTTTCTTTGGAAACTCAAACAGGGAATCATCAAATTTTGACATGGACATTTTCAAGTGTCCATTTCTGAGGAACATCAATGAACCAACTAACTTCTCCTTTACATCATCAATGGCTTTCCCTATTCCT GCACGGGATGGGAAGGGTCCCATATTTGAGGATGGTCCAAATTTTGACATGGCATTCAGGCTCTTCCATGGGCAAAATGGTGTTGTTCCGCTTTCCGGAAGGTCATTTGTTCCGACCCAGAAGTCTCAGCCCGAACAGTCACCAGCTCAATTTAACCCCTTGGCAGCTAAAGCTGCCACCATCAGCCTCTCTGGTTTTGGTGCAGGGGGACCTTTTGGTTTTGATGCTTTCTTTGAAAAGTGGGGGAAAGACAACAAGAAACCAAAACCTTCAAAAAAGGAGTCTTCTAAG GGAGGGAAATCAGACCATGAAGCAATGAGCGACGATTGGTTGCAAAAAGGGAACTGCCCCATTGCAAAGTCCTATCGAGCCGTGAGTGGTGTGCTTCCACTTGTAGCAAAGGCCCTTCAGCCCCCTCCCGGCATGAAGTATAGGTGCCCTCCTGCAATTGTGGCTGCCAGGAGCGCTCTAGCAAAAACCGCTTTTGCCAAAAACCTGAGGCCACAGCCCCTGCCTGCAAAAGTGCTCGCTATCGGCCTTCTGGGAATGGCGGCTAATGTACCTCTAGGAATATGGAGGGAACACACTGAAAAATTCTCGCCATCATGGTTCGTTGCTGTCCATGCTGCTGTACCATTCATAGGCATGCTCAGGAAATCTGTGCTGATGCCAAAGGCAGCCATGGCATTCACCATAGCAGCATCTATTCTAGGTCAGGTGATTGGATCTAGGGCTGAGAGGTACCGGCTCAAGACAGCTGCTGATGCTAGGGTATCGAAATTTACTGAAACTTCAATCATCGGGCCAAACCAGGCGACGGCTACTGGGATCAAATGCCGGGAAAATGCTGATTGGAGTTCAAATTCTTTTCAAGTTCCTGTTGCCTCATCCTCACCTGAGGTTTTCTGCTGA
- the LOC121748522 gene encoding uncharacterized protein LOC121748522 isoform X2, with the protein MDIFKCPFLRNINEPTNFSFTSSMAFPIPARDGKGPIFEDGPNFDMAFRLFHGQNGVVPLSGRSFVPTQKSQPEQSPAQFNPLAAKAATISLSGFGAGGPFGFDAFFEKWGKDNKKPKPSKKESSKGGKSDHEAMSDDWLQKGNCPIAKSYRAVSGVLPLVAKALQPPPGMKYRCPPAIVAARSALAKTAFAKNLRPQPLPAKVLAIGLLGMAANVPLGIWREHTEKFSPSWFVAVHAAVPFIGMLRKSVLMPKAAMAFTIAASILGQVIGSRAERYRLKTAADARVSKFTETSIIGPNQATATGIKCRENADWSSNSFQVPVASSSPEVFC; encoded by the exons ATGGACATTTTCAAGTGTCCATTTCTGAGGAACATCAATGAACCAACTAACTTCTCCTTTACATCATCAATGGCTTTCCCTATTCCT GCACGGGATGGGAAGGGTCCCATATTTGAGGATGGTCCAAATTTTGACATGGCATTCAGGCTCTTCCATGGGCAAAATGGTGTTGTTCCGCTTTCCGGAAGGTCATTTGTTCCGACCCAGAAGTCTCAGCCCGAACAGTCACCAGCTCAATTTAACCCCTTGGCAGCTAAAGCTGCCACCATCAGCCTCTCTGGTTTTGGTGCAGGGGGACCTTTTGGTTTTGATGCTTTCTTTGAAAAGTGGGGGAAAGACAACAAGAAACCAAAACCTTCAAAAAAGGAGTCTTCTAAG GGAGGGAAATCAGACCATGAAGCAATGAGCGACGATTGGTTGCAAAAAGGGAACTGCCCCATTGCAAAGTCCTATCGAGCCGTGAGTGGTGTGCTTCCACTTGTAGCAAAGGCCCTTCAGCCCCCTCCCGGCATGAAGTATAGGTGCCCTCCTGCAATTGTGGCTGCCAGGAGCGCTCTAGCAAAAACCGCTTTTGCCAAAAACCTGAGGCCACAGCCCCTGCCTGCAAAAGTGCTCGCTATCGGCCTTCTGGGAATGGCGGCTAATGTACCTCTAGGAATATGGAGGGAACACACTGAAAAATTCTCGCCATCATGGTTCGTTGCTGTCCATGCTGCTGTACCATTCATAGGCATGCTCAGGAAATCTGTGCTGATGCCAAAGGCAGCCATGGCATTCACCATAGCAGCATCTATTCTAGGTCAGGTGATTGGATCTAGGGCTGAGAGGTACCGGCTCAAGACAGCTGCTGATGCTAGGGTATCGAAATTTACTGAAACTTCAATCATCGGGCCAAACCAGGCGACGGCTACTGGGATCAAATGCCGGGAAAATGCTGATTGGAGTTCAAATTCTTTTCAAGTTCCTGTTGCCTCATCCTCACCTGAGGTTTTCTGCTGA
- the LOC121748789 gene encoding uncharacterized protein LOC121748789 translates to MARAAMLHLVRSQSRAFRSGDRVAKVLPWSRASGAKFDFSPTTRYTSAHVRWASQAAVAEDESKISIGPRKGREDESKISIGPHKGREDGNEEKGREVVYNGPISGTIKKVKLLSLSTCCLSVSLGPVITFMTSQDMNVILKYAVASTVVILSASTTAALHWFVSPYIHTLRWQPGSDTFEVEMMSWLARFVPKTIKFEDIRPPQTQRPFVSFKANGNFYFVDTEHCHNKALLAKLTPPKQ, encoded by the exons ATGGCGAGGGCAGCTATGCTTCATCTCGTTCGATCTCAATCCAGAGCCTTCCGTTCAG GTGATCGTGTTGCTAAGGTCCTGCCCTGGTCTCGTGCATCCGGTGCCAAATTTGATTTTAGTCCTACCACTCGTTATACTTCTGCCCATGTACGCTGGGCATCTCAAGCTGCAGTAGCAGAAGATGAAAGTAAGATTAGTATTGGACCTCGCAAAGGAAGAGAAGATGAAAGTAAGATTAGTATTGGACCTCATAAAGGAAGAGAAGATGGAAATGAAGAAAAGGGGAGGGAGGTTGTTTACAACGGTCCTATATCAGGTACTATCAAGAAAGTGAAGCTTCTCTCGCTTTCCACGTGCTGCCTCTCTGTTTCATTAGGTCCTGTGATCACTTTCATGACATCACAGGACATGAATGTCATCCTTAAGTACGCAGTGGCTTCTACTGTTGTAATTTTAAGTGCTTCCACAACTGCTGCCCTTCATTGGTTCGTGAGTCCTTACATTCACACACTCAGATGGCAGCCTGGCTCTGACACCTTTGAGGTCGAAATGATGTCCTGGTTGGCGAGATTTGTCCCGAAAACCATCAAGTTTGAAGATATCAGACCTCCACAGACCCAGAGGCCTTTCGTGTCTTTCAAGGCGAATGGCAACTTCTATTTTGTCGACACTGAGCACTGCCACAACAAGGCGTTGTTGGCAAAACTAACCCCTCCGAAACAATAG
- the LOC121748956 gene encoding nucleolar complex protein 2 homolog: MGKLGKKARKFAKKHLQSVLKQRRKTKALFKRKAPKNGLNDSEEETVDEYAGTFNGRNSEPESTVITSLDAAFTENETDEIALASDSDGYLSEDPSCPYSVESETEKTLEDTIVTVYSAQNSKIQSDLSALKKKLDRLRKKDPGFNNFLESFKSSAETIQNEDSCSDEGDLSDHEEQGEDDHEEKILSNQVIVTWCQMVKEDNSQSVFVSLLNAYRTACHYGVESVGHRIDSSKTFCNILVYTLSNADGVFRGILQTSSLNSKNETVEKLQKNSKWKGVKSLVKSFVRSTLFLLDQITDSEILTFAMMRIRASLIFFVAFPSLVQRLLKATVHLWATSGRVLSSASFLVIRDVAAMFGSDHFDTCLAKTSISFLSRSRVTEITDIEHMQFLRDCIVELCCLDVQKSSVKAVASLSHCANIFSLALQTKKKEAVRKICSWEYVNCVDMWVRFISANIRDFDLQSLFFMTVKLINGVAHMFPGPRYLPLRLKSIEWLNCLSSSGGTFIPVASLVLDILEYKVVGEGRKAQIAIDTATVLKLPKHYLKSKSFQDECFQSAVKQLALHFSQWSYHISFPDLATIPLIRLRRILDITTLESLRRIVKRMIDQVEQNVDLVQKKREDAPFSPLDHQSADSFLQLEKSSLNSPFTQYYRSVLDKACERKLHKFDKKSLPELKTSKKNAAKPKRKPVAAEDHPAENGTVSSK; encoded by the exons ATGGGTAAGCTAGGAAAGAAGGCGCGAAAATTTGCGAAGAAGCATCTTCAGTCTGTGCTGAAGCAGCGGCGAAAAACGAAAGCTTTGTTCAAGAGGAAAGCTCCAA AAAACGGGCTAAATGACTCCGAGGAGGAGACAGTGGATGAATATGCAGGCACTTTTAATGGAAG GAACAGTGAACCCGAGAGCACTGTAATTACTTCTCTTGATGCAGCATTCACTGAAAATGAAACAGACGAGATTGCACTTGCATCAGATAGTGATGGTTATCTTTCGGAG GATCCAAGCTGCCCATACTCGGTGGAGAGTGAAACGGAGAAAACACTAGAAG ATACAATTGTTACTGTCTATTCAGCTCAGAACAGTAAAATTCAGTCTGATCTCTCTGCTCTAAAGAAGAAACTGGATAGGCTGAGAAAGAAG GATCCAGGTTTCAACAACTTCTTAGAAAGCTTCAAAAGTAGTGCTGAGACAATTCAAAATGAAGATTCA TGTTCAGATGAAGGTGACTTAAGTGATCATGAGGAGCAGGGTGAAGATGACCATGAAGAAAAAATTCTCTCTAATCAAGTCATTGTTACATGGTGTCAAATGGTCAAAGAAGATAACAGCCAGTCAGTATTTGTTAGCCTACTAAATGCCTACCGCACAGCATGTCACTATGGAGTTGAATCAGTTGGCCACCGAATTGACAGCAGTAAAACATTTTGCAACATTCTCGTTTATACACTCTCTAATGCAGATGGTGTATTTCGAGGCATATTGCAAACATCATCTTTGAACAGCAAAAACGAGACAGTAGAAAAACTACAGAAAAACTCAAAATGGAAAGGCGTGAAATCTCTTGTCAAATCTTTTGTGAGAAGTACGTTGTTTTTGTTGGATCAGATTACTGACTCAGAAATTCTGACTTTTGCAATGATGAGGATTCGAGCTTCTCTGATATTCTTTGTTGCATTTCCATCTCTGGTTCAACGACTCCTTAAG GCAACAGTTCATTTGTGGGCAACAAGCGGAAGGGTCCTATCATCAGCTTCCTTTCTTGTCATAAGGGATGTTGCTGCTATGTTTGGTTCAGATCACTTTGATACCTGCCTAGCAAAAACTTCCATATCATTTCTTTCTCGATCTAGAGTAACAGAGATCACTGACATTGAACATATGCAATTCTTAAGGGATTGCATAGTAGAGTTGTGTTGTCTAGATGTGCAGAAATCATCTGTTAAGGCTGTTGCTTCTTTAAGTCATTGTGCCAATATATTTAGCTTGGCGttacaaacaaagaaaaag GAAGCTGTTAGAAAGATTTGCAGTTGGGAATATGTCAACTGTGTTGATATGTGGGTCAGGTTCATATCAGCAAATATACGCGACTTTGATCTTCAGTCCCTGTTCTTTATGACCGTAAAACTTATTAATGGTGTAGCTCACATGTTTCCTGGTCCAAGATATTTACCTCTGAGACTCAAGTCCATTGAGTGGCTGAATTGTCTATCCAGTTCGGGTGGAACTTTTATACCTGTTGCTTCATTAGTGCTGGATATTTTGGAATATAAGGTTGTCGGGGAGGGAAGAAAAGCTCAAATCGCAATCGATACTGCGACTGTCTTGAAG CTGCCCAAACACTACCTAAAATCAAAAAGCTTTCAAGACGAATGCTTTCAGTCTGCTGTCAAACAGCTTGCACTTCACTTTTCTCAGTGGAGCTACCATATTTCCTTCCCTGACCTGGCTACTATTCCACTAATCCGCCTGAGAAGGATTCTTGATATCACAACTCTAGAAAGCTTGCGTCGCATTGTGAAGCGCATGATTGATCAG GTGGAGCAGAATGTGGACCTTGTGCAGAAGAAAAGGGAAGATGCGCCTTTCTCCCCTCTTGATCATCAATCAGCAGATTCTTTTCTTCAG CTTGAAAAGTCCAGTCTGAACTCTCCATTTACTCAATATTACAGAAGTGTCCTGGACAAGGCTTGTGAAAGAAAGTTGCATAAATTTGATAAGAAAAG TTTGCCAGAGCTGAAAACTTCAAAAAAGAATGCTGCAAAACCCAAAAGAAAACCAGTAGCTGCTGAAGATCACCCTGCTGAAAATGGAACGGTGAGTAGTAAATGA
- the LOC121749630 gene encoding uncharacterized protein LOC121749630: protein MASLTPGILLKLLQSMNSTTKVTGDHRSPLLQVIGILPALSAADSLWPHNGFYVQLSDSLNSTYVSLSDRDTDLILNNRLQLGQFVHLDRLLFDSDSPPVPTPVNLRPVAGRQPFIGSPEPLIARISPSKNGFVIQPVSDSSPSADPFAAYLSRAGKKETDGKEKFGEGKGARHVIAPKKENVNVNVAANCGDDNSSISSRVGSDKISQRFTSPGSQKQRPLAAAGRKAVVAERDPSPAAKSGKRSSSPAPSKCVVPSLVVAKEENRRTSKEPAIIVPSRYRQPSPTAGRRQASPIVARRMSLSPARRLSGGLRASPAVDSSGRKKMANIAAGISKVSEALVGNGRPPSRKNWDDGPASGGSSSEHKEKSLAKNKIDLQAILRTQAAISRRLSDVHEKSESPNEKPNGAATVITIHEKKWTDGSVSLDAVTSGLAKLGKDAMQRRRIASIAAAEALEEAIATESVVRNLSMFSDLVAMSKPENPLPTIDRFMSIYEDALKSTADVELIFGSHSSSRSTDSTSTELPKPSKLWVEAALATNLEVVSLLTNEEFDGLSKVEQSSKKRLSISEPVKKLSPSVAGTWTRCMGMNETVDLGKNLLSEMQMWFLRFVEESLDAGFRVFGKSATGNGGGLDCGPMATILSQLKRVNDWLDRVVSRRDGVLMDKAERLKGKIYSFVMSFQ from the exons ATGGCCTCTCTAACCCCCGGAATCCTCCTCAAGCTCCTCCAATCGATGAATTCCACCACCAAAGTCACCGGCGACCACCGCAGCCCCCTCCTCCAGGTCATCGGCATCCTCCCCGCTCTCTCCGCCGCCGATTCTCTATGGCCGCACAACGGATTCTACGTCCAGCTCTCCGACTCCCTCAATTCAACCTACGTCTCCCTCTCCGACCGCGACACTGACCTAATCCTCAACAATCGCCTCCAATTAGGTCAATTCGTGCACCTCGATCGCCTCCTCTTCGACTCTGACTCCCCTCCCGTCCCCACGCCCGTCAACCTCCGCCCCGTCGCCGGCCGCCAGCCCTTCATCGGATCCCCCGAGCCCCTAATTGCTCGGATCTCCCCTTCCAAAAACGGATTCGTCATTCAGCCGGTTTCCGACTCCAGCCCCTCCGCCGACCCCTTCGCTGCCTATTTGTCCAGGGCGGGGAAGAAGGAGACGGATGGAAAGGAGAAATTCGGAGAGGGAAAGGGCGCCAGGCATGTAATTGCCCCCAAAAAAGAGAATGTTAATGTGAATGTAGCTGCGAATTGCGGAGATGATAATAGCTCTATTAGCAGTAGAGTTGGATCGGATAAGATCTCGCAAAGGTTTACATCGCCGGGGTCGCAGAAGCAGAGACCATTAGCAGCAGCTGGGAGGAAAGCTGTGGTAGCGGAGAGGGATCCGTCGCCGGCGGCTAAATCAGGGAAGAGGTCTTCCTCGCCTGCTCCATCAAAATGTGTGGTCCCGAGCCTTGTGGTCGCAAAGGAAGAAAATAGGAGGACATCAAAGGAGCCTGCGATAATTGTACCATCTAGGTACCGGCAGCCATCGCCGACTGCTGGGAGGCGGCAGGCGAGCCCGATTGTGGCAAGGAGGATGTCGTTGTCTCCAGCTCGAAGGCTATCTGGCGGGCTTAGGGCATCGCCTGCAGTGGACTCCTCGGGAAGGAAGAAGATGGCTAATATAGCTGCTGGAATTTCAAAGGTTTCTGAAGCGCTTGTTGGGAATGGGAGACCTCCCAGTAGGAAAAATTGGGATGATGGACCAGCATCCGGCGGCAGCTCttctgaacataaagaaaagtcCCTGGCTAAGAACAAAATCGATCTCCAGGCTATCCTGAGGACACAG GCTGCTATATCTAGGCGTCTAAGCGATGTACATGAGAAATCTGAGAGTCCGAATGAGAAACCGAATGGCGCGGCCACAGTGATCACCATACATGAAAAGAAATGGACTGATGGCAGTGTTTCTCTTGATGCGGTTACTTCAGGTCTTGCTAAACTTGGGAAG GATGCTATGCAGAGGAGAAGAATTGCTTCAATAGCTGCTGCTGAAGCTTTAGAGGAAGCCATTGCAACTGAATCTGTTGTCAGAAACTTGAG CATGTTTTCTGATTTAGTTGCAATGTCAAAGCCTGAGAATCCTCTGCCTACTATCGACCGATTCATGTCCATTTATGAGGATGCCCTGAAATCAACAGCAGACGTTGAGTTGATTTTTGGTAGCCACAGTTCATCAAGAAGTACAGATTCTACATCTACAGAGCTGCCAAAACCCAGCAAGCTATGGGTGGAAGCTGCTTTGGCCACGAACCTTGAGGTTGTCTCCCTCCTCACAAACGAAGAATTTGATGGCTTATCAAAGGTGGAGCAAAGTTCAAAGAAGAGGCTCTCTATCAGTGAACCTGTCAAGAAGTTGTCACCATCAGTGGCTGGAACATGGACTCGATGCATGGGAATGAACGAAACTGTAGATCTTGGAAAGAATTTGCTGTCTGAGATGCAAATGTGGTTCCTGAGGTTTGTTGAGGAGTCCCTTGATGCTGGTTTTCGAGTATTTGGCAAGTCTGCTACAGGCAATGGTGGAGGTCTCGACTGTGGCCCTATGGCCACTATTTTGTCTCAGCTGAAACGAGTCAACGACTGGTTGGATCGTGTTGTCTCTAGAAGGGACGGGGTGCTGATGGACAAGGCGGAGCGCTTGAAGGGAAAGATTTATTCGTTTGTCATGTCATTCCAGTGA